From the genome of Pieris rapae chromosome 18, ilPieRapa1.1, whole genome shotgun sequence:
TTTATCCTCAATACGCtgcaatttatttgatttgaaatatttatttttccaccttattttgatttaattggccctaattgaaattaaatgaaacgatgcttaaaaatgtatttaaaaatttagaagCACTATTGTTCAGAggttgtttaaattttgtgaTTTGTTAAATACTCCTATTGGTGagatcgatttaaaaaaaaagttctttaaaaagtTGAGAGGCGTTAGAGGAGTTTAATGATCTACTATGCCTGACGTGATTAAATGCTagtacaaacattttttctatGTCTACAATCACATTATCACAGGACGCCAGGTTCTTTAAACAAAGGAGGAAACGAGATTTCTGTGACGTTATCACATCGACGACGAACTCTTGTGATGCTATATCATACCTGGTTCACCAACGTTCAAAactataactttattaattatttattgtttatggaaattgaatatttattatgtttttaataatttatttattcatttcaatacattaaaccaataaaaaatataattgtagttaattctaatataccttataactaaccttaaaatgtagtaattaaaatatattattaaaaggagtccctttaggcaaggttccgaagatactggcttCCTCCTTTGAATACCTAGACTAATCCTTCGTACGAGCTAGCTGCCAGCTCagcttattatgttttattttttttaaatgtaagacttgaataaataagtaaaatgtatATCTTAATTACTTACATTCGGCAATGGTTTTTGCGGCTTTTTGTGTATTCCCCAAACCATTACTACGTTTGGCGGCAGAGGTTGATTATTGATCCACATAGGATgggtatttataaataacatatcaatatttttgctTAACTCATCATAATCTGGCAAATCTTTATCAATCATCTCTCTGAAGACCGCAACTTCTTTAGCGTCATGAGCATACCAAAATGTATCAAACCACTGGCGTTTGTATAATTCTTGAATTTTATCCCAAAAACTCATGTTGTAAAGTTTCTGTTGTACAATCATTGGGTAGAGAAAAGGATGTGTAGTTGCTCCTACATTCACTTCATCCCTTGCAAACATCACTCCAAATGAACTCATCAAAATCACGGGggctttaaaaatatgagaatatattaaattctgaCTTAACCAACCttctaatattaaaagatCGAAGGTTTCTTTACTGTTAATCAGTTTCTGAACTGAATCTTGTTCAAGTTgcgaacaaaaaatattcatcatCACTTTCGGTATCACTTCGATCTGTGGATAAATATTGTCCTTTCTCccaaattccaaattcaaaacgACTTGCTTTTTCCATAGTTCATATGATATGTCGTGGACGTCAATTTCTGTAATATTTGGGTTTTTTGATTGTGTAAATGGATCTGTTGTTATGAGTGTTATGTGGTGACCACGTCTGGCCAGTTCTAGAGCTAGCGGTCGGAACACTACTTGGTGACTTACAGATGGAGTCGGGAAGACTGCTAATATTTTAGCTGAATGCACATttgttataacaaataataacacaaACGAAACTTGTCTCAACATTGCGAACAACAATCGCGGACTGCATTTTACTTCTGGCAaacaagttatttattaagtagcGTAAGGAGCGTGTGATACATACCTAAGCGTGCCGCTCTTTGTctcagtataatatatatatatatatataaatatatatatatagggaaattaaatagaataacaagaaatatatttaaataattttaaacgttAACTTCTGAATTGTTAGCatactaaaataaagttaGTCCTAAGCATAATATCATGTCGTACCTAAGCATAGTATAATAGTCTCgaccaacaccctctgtcttctttgccgataagTAGgaatgccaacaggctcgaatttaatgacgtggaataagtgataccatgatgatcttatgttccaaaataaacgtattttattttattttatttttagtaagcATTTGTTTCCGTTTAAGAATTCTACGTTGAAAAACATTAGCTAATGGTAAAGGGTACAGAGCCGACGGCCTTTTCGGCAGTTTTCTCGTTTGTTAAGAATAATATCCATACGCTCATGCGAGCATATCAAACTCAGTTGCACTTAACTCGAGaagatagttatttttttattcacacaatacgtcataattattttgtaatatgtgCTTTGTGTCCTGCAGTTTTTCTAGTTGTTACCTCATACTGTGAGAAAATATCACCATTTTTGTGACGCTAATGACAGTATATTTAATGCAATTTAGActgacaaatataaaaatattaattttcgcGATTGCGCAccgctatttatttatcatgttCTGtagtaaaataacaatttcaattGATTATCGATCGAATAATTGAATGTATTATACGatagacaatttatttatttaagaggTACCATATTGGTACAAAGATGGagaatcaatatataaataaatacaaatagagTTCATAGCCTccactttctttttttatagtcagttgataataataatgatattgcTAATCaagagaatttatttaaaaaaaattaaaaagaaccAACGGCCTACCTCTGATCATCTTATTTAACATTGTCATCAATACTGCccagttttgttttattcgatagtaatattgtataataaatataaataaatatttatatctttaaatattataattaattgattttttatatcctCGATAAAAGTGTATCGGACACAAATTCAGTTTCAAGTTCAGGTTTTGTTGGCCTTGACCGCCTTTTTGTGAATCATTGAGACTCAATTGCTACCTCTAACGGCTCAggattatattgtttaagacagtctttagatattatttcaaaccaacaaacaaaaatgatttaGTCACATaggtaaatatacatttaataattctaattttacatttacttccagttctcaaatatcaaattattaggAAGGCATACTCTCCCTTCAACTCTTTTAGTATGACTAACATAAGTTTAGTCATCCTAAACGTCTTTATTAGGCTCTCCAAATATGCTAAAAACcctaaaagtaataatttttgattttattttgatctctgattatattttttattaatagctcAAACGTCCGAGAGATTAATTTTAAGGTCGATGTGTGACAAGGTTGTTTTTTACTATTCTCATACTTCCTTACTGATATAATTTgagtttttacatttatttatgctttacgtttttacgttttttatttaccagcGATTCAGTGACTGACTGTgtgaattagttttaaaatgtttggataaatttagtatttgaTAGAGTATTaaagatttgaaaaaaaaaataatagaaaagctTTCATAAAAGAGTTAACTGGgttttattgaaattcaatCCTTgcaatgtttgtttatttattatattatatcttacttataaaaaatgaacttaattaaatgataaggAGGGCGAACGATCTCAGGCAAGCACtgtgaaaaaaatgtattaattaattgtttaatgtgAGTTTTCTTGCCATTGTCATCGGAGGCTGCAACAACACAACATTCAACTGAACTTAAAGGAAATAGGAATTcgaaagtaatataatatatagtacatttatatatagataataatttaaatcgatTATATTTGATCTTTAAAAAGTCGGCAACACAATGCAACTTTCAAGCCTGGTGTGTCTATGTGcagcagtatcacttaacatcatctGATGCGCATCTGtgcatcctgcccgtttgccccttcttctactgaataaaaatacatttttaatttgacgtataaaacttttatatatttaacaaaacgaATCGGTAGGGTTTAGTCCAAagtgttttttaaaacaacttcTCCTACCCCTTGTAAAATCAGTGACGCAATGCTGCGTAGAGAGAGAATCAACTCACCCATCCCTGCATTTGATCAAAATTAAGAAGCTGATTTTTAGGCGTACTGGCCCTGATGGGAACAGTATTCCAGTGAAATACTGCTTAACCTTACCCAACCCACCCACCTTTTTCGAAGCCTACCTTTATCCTTGAGAGCTTGACAGTCTggataaaatgaaaacatagatttacttttaaatcattacaatattagcgcgtttaataaattctaaatggTCTAAAGACTCATGTCAGATTGAACATAGTAGACTAAAAAttgggacggctaatggcgacgtgtatcccGCTGgtgtatacatattaagtttctcatgtaaataaaatacatttttgtaatgagaaataaatttctttaaacattacttttacatttataagttttacttcaaCAAGCTTAGAcgatttaatacttttttaacgcAGAGTATTTGATGATTACCacctttgaatattttttcacattGAAATACTCATAATTTGTCAGCTGACCTTTTCATATATGTCTTATTACGCTATTAATGTGATGACGATTTCTGTAATAAGTCCCTTGCCCCAAACGTTTATGGGAAGGGTAACGTGGCGTAAGTGATTAAGATAGCTAATGAACGAACCGTCTCACATCacagaataaataaagcaGTTGGTCTTATCCTGAAATATACTtgctaattattatatttaaaccgGTTTGCAATTCACGGATCACTAGAGAAGAGAGTGATGGCTCCTTTAGGAACCTAGAGTGAACTTTCTAATACTCCACAGCATCACCTCACGTCAAAATAAAACTGACTGTTTCGTGTCATCACCTAACTgagtttatacaaaattaagcATTAAATGGTCtgatataataatacctaGTACAtagttatatgaaaatatatacctacttattatttttttatattttatagaacagggggcaaacgtgTGGgagactcatctgatgtttagtgataccgccgcccgtaGACACTACCAAAGCCGGCGGGCTTGTGAGTACGTTGGCGGCCTTTGAAGAATTGGCACTCTTTTTACatagtttaaacaaaaaaaatctactcaataaaaaataagaccTCATTTCCATATCTCAGTTTGAAAAACCTATCACAAACATATCCAGCTCCATTAAAAGAATGGTCTAAAAAACTGAAAGCAGGCCTATTCAGTCTGTTCTATCCCTAATTTTATGTTCATATGCTATTTTAAAGTACTAAGTTTCTCACCTAgacatatttcttaaaaactcAAGATAACTATTCATATAGGTTTACTATAATAGGGTTACATAAGGTACtaatgtgttaaaatttaaatgttaaatgcgcacatcgaaagaaagtccattggtgaacagccggggatcgaacctaaaatacgtttattttttggaacataagatcttctaggtatcacttattccacgtcaatcaattcaaacttgtaggcatccctactcatcggcaaagacagagggtgtaggccgagagaaaaagccggcgtaaaaaactctcggtactcttttaaaaaagcaaatcatcaaacaatatttaaaacaaatatatcaaattaattagaggcagcctgcccagcactagtcccaggcccttttatcaactagataatcaataactttatagtaagcctttttacacagcttttctttaatacatttcttaaatttattaaaaggcagagataaaagagcctctgggattttattaaagaagagtatccctttccccaaaaaagaattactaactttacacagtctagtacggggaaattgcagcctgcgtttgttccgagtattggcattgtgcgtatgttctaatctagtatatttatcactatttttgtatacaaacataatattttcataaatatattgcgagggaaaggtaagtatattaatttccttgaatttatctctgagagattccctacattttaaattatagattgcacgaatagccctcttctgcagaatgaaaacagattcgacatcagcagcgtgaccccataacaataagccataagtcattaggctgtgaaagtaactaaaataaacaagtttagctgtatcgacatcagtcagtgagcgaatttttttaaccgcgtAAGCTGCAGAACTAAGTCTCTTCGCCAATCCGTTGATATGAGGGGACCACTGAAGTTTTGAATCCAAGGTGATCCCAAGAAATACAGTTGTATCATCCAGATTCAattcttcattatttatagttgGTCTAGTACCCATAACCCTCGCATTTCttgcacaaaatttaatgcatttcgttttcttAGCATTAAGCAGAAGGTTATTCATACTAAACCAATGGACAATCGAAGAGAGAGCGT
Proteins encoded in this window:
- the LOC110999367 gene encoding UDP-glycosyltransferase UGT5-like codes for the protein MLRQVSFVLLFVITNVHSAKILAVFPTPSVSHQVVFRPLALELARRGHHITLITTDPFTQSKNPNITEIDVHDISYELWKKQVVLNLEFGRKDNIYPQIEVIPKVMMNIFCSQLEQDSVQKLINSKETFDLLILEGWLSQNLIYSHIFKAPVILMSSFGVMFARDEVNVGATTHPFLYPMIVQQKLYNMSFWDKIQELYKRQWFDTFWYAHDAKEVAVFREMIDKDLPDYDELSKNIDMLFINTHPMWINNQPLPPNVVMVWGIHKKPQKPLPNDLQKYLDSSKNGVIYLSFGSNVLSSILSPEKIQVFVRVFSRLSYDILWKWETDELPGKSENIKISKWLPQSDLLRHPNIKLFITQGGLQSTDEAITAEVPMIAVPLLGDQWFNAEKYLYHKIGMKLDMETITEDELENAIKTIINDTSYKDNIRRFNILLHDQPQSALDRAAWWTEYVIRHGGAKHLRSIAANMPWTEYFEIDFALKLTSLLLSIIFGVLVVIYFVSRRLFTKEKLKSA